One Acidiferrobacter thiooxydans DNA window includes the following coding sequences:
- a CDS encoding nitric oxide reductase activation protein NorD, protein MPCSADPGAPPQAASSQDGIDHWRRRLDCAFAPVQSVFAARLQAAQACLGEADLAAYIEAARFLCKLGRGAQPVLAFLEAWPAVAPRLGPEHLATIMGWVRHIQRTPNGDVLGVFFETLPALVDSLGHDAPLPAYLDLLAEVAGRSTTSIHGRHAILPSHVLPELIRVAPKRLRQVRLEGLRKWVEHGLRHYAGNPQRQADYLAMRSADSQAIFQRQRRGVLLRTHERQLELYLRALWDDPRPLIPYSEAFDHLRRPQPYADALGLHLPDLCVDRDGVYGAGHYRLILAHLATHRRFSEALVADNWSPFQRLAIEWFEDARIDTLLLRRFPGLRKPLLALHPHPREEACDPAQESCIRHRLAMLSRAILDPGHGYHDPLLRKFVGDFQDRLADGDGDTQGMAALATEYVIQTRLPSDTFARIHFTDTEVPYRDDNRHLWRFIDVGEEADDVAAAPEAIVEGPSIIYHYPEWDYLARDYLPDHVTLHEHLHPRGRADEIERLLQKNAPLARRLTRILDQIKPQDRERLRRKEDGSELDLDWALRSWIDYRCRHTVDPRINQGFRHARRDVAVSLLLDLSASLRDPVRGGHADQTVFSLAQEAVTLLAWAIDRLGDPFAIAGFHSNTRHEARFWHIKGFSEAWNDDVRGRLAAMQVGYSTRMGVALRHAGHYLLQPRKDKRLLLILTDGQPSDLDVSDPEFLIADTRQAVRELERKGIYCHCISLDARADDYVRRIFGQHFSIIDRIERLPERLPEIFLALTA, encoded by the coding sequence ATGCCCTGTTCGGCTGATCCCGGCGCACCACCGCAGGCCGCATCATCCCAAGACGGCATCGACCACTGGCGGCGGCGACTCGATTGCGCATTCGCACCCGTGCAGTCGGTGTTCGCCGCGCGCCTACAGGCCGCACAGGCGTGCCTTGGCGAGGCCGACCTTGCCGCTTATATCGAGGCAGCGCGTTTTCTCTGCAAGCTCGGACGCGGGGCGCAGCCGGTCCTGGCCTTCCTGGAGGCCTGGCCGGCCGTTGCCCCGCGACTCGGCCCTGAACACCTCGCGACCATCATGGGCTGGGTGCGGCACATCCAGCGCACGCCCAACGGCGACGTCCTTGGCGTATTCTTCGAGACCCTCCCGGCGCTGGTCGATTCCCTGGGCCACGACGCGCCGCTGCCGGCCTACCTCGACCTCCTCGCAGAGGTCGCAGGACGCAGCACTACCTCCATCCATGGTCGACACGCGATCCTCCCGAGCCACGTCCTGCCCGAACTGATCCGCGTGGCCCCTAAACGGCTGCGCCAGGTACGCCTCGAGGGTCTGCGGAAATGGGTGGAACATGGCCTGCGCCATTACGCGGGAAACCCGCAACGGCAGGCCGATTATCTGGCGATGCGCTCGGCCGACAGTCAAGCGATATTCCAGCGCCAGCGACGTGGCGTCCTGTTGCGTACGCACGAGCGCCAGCTGGAGCTGTACCTGCGCGCCCTGTGGGATGACCCTCGCCCGCTCATCCCCTATTCCGAGGCCTTCGACCACTTACGCAGACCACAGCCCTACGCGGACGCCCTGGGCCTGCACCTGCCCGACCTGTGCGTGGACCGCGATGGCGTGTACGGCGCAGGTCACTATCGACTGATCCTTGCGCACCTCGCCACGCATCGGCGCTTCAGCGAAGCCCTGGTCGCCGACAACTGGAGTCCCTTTCAGCGGCTTGCCATCGAATGGTTCGAGGATGCGCGCATCGACACCTTGCTCCTGCGTCGTTTCCCCGGCCTGCGTAAACCGCTGCTCGCGCTCCACCCGCACCCTCGGGAAGAGGCCTGCGACCCCGCGCAAGAATCCTGCATTCGTCATCGCCTGGCCATGCTCTCGCGCGCCATCCTGGATCCGGGACATGGCTATCATGACCCCCTCCTCCGGAAATTCGTGGGCGATTTTCAAGACCGGCTCGCTGATGGCGACGGCGACACCCAGGGGATGGCAGCCCTGGCAACCGAATACGTCATTCAAACCCGACTACCCAGTGACACCTTTGCGCGCATCCACTTCACGGATACCGAAGTCCCGTACCGCGATGACAACCGTCATCTGTGGCGCTTCATCGATGTCGGCGAGGAGGCCGACGATGTCGCCGCGGCGCCGGAGGCCATAGTGGAGGGCCCGTCGATCATCTATCACTATCCGGAATGGGACTACCTAGCCCGAGACTATCTCCCCGACCATGTCACCCTCCACGAACATCTCCATCCGCGCGGGCGCGCCGACGAGATCGAGCGCCTCTTACAGAAGAATGCCCCGCTGGCGCGACGCCTGACGCGCATCCTCGACCAGATCAAGCCCCAGGACCGCGAGCGACTGCGTCGTAAGGAGGACGGGTCCGAGCTCGACCTCGACTGGGCCCTGCGTTCGTGGATCGATTATCGTTGCCGCCACACCGTCGACCCGCGCATCAACCAGGGCTTTCGTCACGCCAGACGCGATGTCGCAGTGAGCCTGCTTCTCGACCTTTCGGCCTCTCTCCGGGACCCCGTCCGGGGCGGCCACGCCGATCAGACCGTGTTCTCCCTGGCACAGGAGGCGGTGACCCTGCTGGCCTGGGCCATCGACCGATTGGGCGACCCGTTTGCCATAGCCGGGTTTCATTCCAATACCCGCCATGAAGCCCGATTCTGGCATATCAAGGGATTCTCCGAGGCCTGGAACGACGATGTCCGTGGCCGGCTCGCGGCCATGCAGGTCGGCTACTCCACACGTATGGGCGTCGCCCTGCGGCATGCCGGGCACTATCTATTGCAACCCCGAAAAGACAAGCGCCTCCTGCTCATCCTGACCGACGGTCAACCCTCCGACCTCGACGTGAGCGATCCGGAGTTCCTCATCGCCGATACGCGGCAGGCGGTGCGGGAACTGGAGCGTAAAGGGATCTACTGTCATTGCATCAGCCTCGATGCCCGCGCCGACGATTACGTCCGGCGGATCTTCGGCCAACACTTTAGTATCATCGACCGGATCGAGCGCCTGCCCGAGAGGCTTCCCGAGATCTTCCTCGCCCTCACCGCCTAA
- a CDS encoding CbbQ/NirQ/NorQ/GpvN family protein: protein MNHGDFLKDYRIKDEPYYRPQAEEIALFTAAYERRLPVMIKGPTGCGKSRFVEYMAWRLGRPLLTVACNEDMTAADLVGRWLLDSDGTRWQDGPLTQAARHGAICYLDEIVEARQDSTVVIHPLTDHRRQLPLDKKGELIQAHPDFQLVISYNPGYQSLVKDLKPSTKQRFTAFRFDYPSADVEAEILARETGIDPGLALRLIGLAESARRLKGHGLDEGISTRLLVYAASLMADGMAAKHACRMALVDPLTDDDDIRATLEHAIDALFG from the coding sequence ATGAATCATGGCGATTTTCTCAAAGACTACCGCATCAAAGACGAACCGTACTATCGCCCGCAGGCCGAGGAGATCGCCCTGTTCACGGCCGCTTATGAAAGGCGGCTGCCGGTGATGATCAAGGGGCCCACGGGTTGCGGTAAGTCGCGTTTCGTCGAATACATGGCCTGGCGACTTGGCAGGCCCCTGCTCACCGTGGCCTGCAACGAAGACATGACGGCCGCGGATCTGGTCGGGCGCTGGCTGCTCGACAGCGACGGCACGCGCTGGCAGGACGGGCCTTTGACGCAGGCCGCGCGCCACGGGGCCATCTGTTATCTGGACGAAATCGTCGAGGCGCGCCAGGACAGCACGGTCGTCATCCATCCGCTCACCGACCATCGTCGCCAGCTGCCGTTGGACAAGAAAGGTGAGCTCATACAGGCGCATCCGGACTTTCAGTTGGTGATTTCCTATAACCCCGGCTACCAATCCCTGGTGAAGGATCTGAAACCATCCACCAAACAGCGGTTCACGGCCTTTCGTTTCGACTACCCGTCAGCGGACGTGGAGGCCGAAATCCTGGCGCGCGAAACCGGTATCGATCCCGGACTGGCATTGCGGCTCATAGGGCTCGCGGAGAGCGCGCGAAGACTGAAAGGCCACGGGCTAGACGAGGGTATATCCACGCGCCTGCTGGTGTACGCCGCCTCGCTCATGGCCGATGGCATGGCCGCGAAACATGCCTGCCGCATGGCACTGGTGGACCCGCTGACCGATGACGACGATATCCGCGCCACACTAGAACACGCCATCGATGCCCTGTTCGGCTGA
- a CDS encoding ribulose-bisphosphate carboxylase, which produces MDQSSRYADLSLHEEDLIAGGQHILVAYKMKPKTGYGYLASAAHFAAESSTGTNVEVSTTDDFTKGVDALVYYVDEPAGDMRIAYPLALFDRNLMDGRMMVVSFLTLAIGNNQGMGDIAHAKMIDIYFPPRAIQLFDGPSKDISDLWRILGRPIKDGGYIAGTIIKPKLGLRPEPFAEAAYQFWLGGDFIKNDEPQGNQVFAPLKKTIPLVADAMKRAMDKTGQAKLFSANITADDHYEMCARADFILETFGPDADKVAFLVDGFVGGPGMVTTARRQYPSQYLHYHRAGHGMITSPSAHRGYTALVLAKLSRLQGASGIHVGTMGYGKMEGESDDRNIAYMIERDACQGPVYHQNWYGMKPTTPIISGGMNALRLPGFFENLGHGNVINTAGGGSYGHIDSPAAGALSLRQAYECWKAKADPIAWAKEHKEFAGAFESFPHDADKLYPGWRDRIGSHR; this is translated from the coding sequence GTGGACCAGTCGTCTCGCTACGCCGACCTTTCCCTGCACGAAGAAGACCTCATCGCCGGCGGCCAGCACATTCTCGTCGCCTACAAGATGAAGCCCAAGACCGGCTATGGATATCTTGCCTCGGCCGCGCACTTTGCCGCCGAATCCTCCACAGGCACCAACGTGGAAGTGTCGACCACAGACGACTTCACCAAGGGGGTCGATGCGCTCGTCTATTATGTCGACGAACCTGCCGGAGACATGCGTATCGCCTATCCATTGGCCCTCTTCGATCGCAACCTCATGGACGGCCGCATGATGGTCGTCTCGTTCCTGACCCTGGCCATCGGCAACAACCAGGGCATGGGCGACATTGCGCACGCCAAGATGATCGACATCTATTTCCCGCCGCGCGCCATCCAGCTCTTTGACGGCCCGAGCAAGGACATCTCGGATCTCTGGCGCATCCTCGGCCGGCCGATAAAAGACGGCGGTTACATCGCCGGCACTATCATCAAGCCCAAACTGGGCCTGCGCCCCGAACCCTTCGCCGAAGCTGCGTACCAGTTCTGGCTGGGCGGGGATTTCATCAAGAACGATGAACCGCAGGGTAACCAGGTGTTCGCGCCCCTGAAGAAAACCATTCCGTTGGTGGCCGATGCCATGAAACGCGCCATGGACAAGACCGGCCAGGCCAAACTGTTCTCCGCGAACATCACCGCAGACGACCATTACGAGATGTGCGCGCGCGCCGACTTCATCCTGGAGACCTTCGGCCCCGACGCCGACAAGGTCGCGTTCCTGGTCGACGGCTTCGTGGGTGGCCCCGGCATGGTCACCACTGCCCGCCGCCAGTATCCGAGCCAGTACCTGCACTACCATCGCGCCGGTCACGGCATGATCACCTCGCCGTCGGCCCATCGCGGATATACGGCGCTGGTGCTGGCCAAGCTCTCCCGCCTGCAGGGGGCCTCGGGCATCCATGTCGGGACCATGGGCTATGGCAAGATGGAAGGCGAGAGCGACGATCGCAACATCGCCTACATGATCGAACGCGACGCCTGCCAGGGCCCGGTGTATCACCAGAACTGGTACGGCATGAAGCCCACCACCCCGATCATATCCGGTGGCATGAACGCCTTGCGTCTGCCCGGCTTCTTCGAGAACCTCGGCCACGGCAACGTCATCAACACCGCCGGCGGCGGCTCCTATGGACACATCGATAGTCCGGCAGCCGGCGCCCTTTCACTGCGCCAGGCCTACGAATGCTGGAAGGCCAAGGCCGACCCCATCGCATGGGCCAAGGAGCACAAGGAATTCGCCGGTGCCTTCGAGTCCTTCCCGCATGACGCCGACAAGCTCTACCCCGGCTGGCGCGACAGAATCGGTTCCCATCGATAA
- a CDS encoding LysR family transcriptional regulator has product MRNLTLRQLEILRMLAATSSYTRAAARLNLTQSAVYLQVRKLEQEIGLPVTEQVGKKVFLTDAGEEVLRFGQRIAEELEGLGRSLEHLRGVDEGQLRIALTSAVNAFAVELLARFLLQHPQVNIRLNIANRKEVLASLERNDVDMAIMGEPPQSLDLIALPFHRNDLIVIAPANHRLADRRGILQSDLVRESFVLREPGSGTRETVLRYFSEKGLTVREGVVMNSNEAIKQAVKVGMGVAVVARYSVLVKMESGYLRELSVEGFPLQRAWHLVHRKGKRLAPAPLEFKEFLIQHLYVKTPEERRQTLP; this is encoded by the coding sequence ATGAGGAACCTGACGTTACGGCAGCTGGAGATCTTGCGCATGCTGGCCGCCACCAGCTCCTATACCAGGGCCGCGGCGCGGCTCAATCTGACGCAATCGGCGGTCTATCTGCAGGTCCGCAAGCTCGAGCAGGAGATCGGCCTGCCGGTCACAGAGCAGGTCGGAAAGAAGGTCTTTCTCACGGATGCCGGCGAAGAGGTGCTTCGCTTTGGGCAACGCATAGCCGAGGAACTGGAGGGCCTGGGCCGTTCCCTGGAGCACTTGCGGGGCGTGGACGAGGGGCAGCTGCGCATCGCTCTCACCTCGGCGGTCAACGCCTTCGCGGTGGAATTGCTGGCGCGTTTCCTGCTCCAGCATCCGCAGGTGAATATCCGTCTGAATATCGCCAATCGCAAGGAGGTGCTGGCGAGCCTCGAACGTAATGATGTGGACATGGCCATCATGGGCGAGCCGCCACAATCGCTGGATCTCATCGCGCTGCCGTTTCACCGCAATGATCTCATCGTCATCGCCCCCGCCAATCATCGCCTGGCCGACCGTCGCGGTATCTTGCAGAGCGATCTCGTTCGGGAAAGCTTCGTCCTGCGGGAACCCGGATCCGGGACGCGCGAGACGGTGCTGCGCTACTTTTCGGAAAAGGGTCTCACTGTAAGGGAGGGGGTGGTCATGAACAGCAACGAGGCCATAAAGCAGGCGGTGAAGGTGGGCATGGGCGTCGCCGTGGTCGCGCGCTACAGCGTCCTGGTGAAGATGGAATCCGGCTATCTGCGCGAGCTTTCGGTGGAAGGGTTCCCTCTGCAACGCGCCTGGCATCTGGTACACCGCAAAGGTAAGAGGCTCGCCCCCGCGCCCCTCGAGTTCAAGGAGTTTTTGATTCAGCACCTGTATGTGAAAACGCCTGAGGAACGGAGGCAGACTCTGCCATGA
- a CDS encoding SDR family oxidoreductase: MPMQDIRGKIAVVTGASSGIGAAAARLLHQEGLEVVVCARRADKLATLARELKERIYPVTADVGDSRQVAALFAEVQERFHGLDLLFNNAGIGFHAPFADSQPEEWRQTIDANLYGVLNCTHAAIPLLRNRPGAMISTVSSVGGRYGLPGWSVYNATKFAVVGFHDALRKELGAEGIRVALIEPGAVWTHWGHNVPADQMKARRESLDALHPEDIAQALVYSFAQPANVLVEEILVRPVRQLSP, translated from the coding sequence ATGCCCATGCAAGACATTCGTGGCAAGATCGCAGTAGTGACCGGGGCCTCAAGCGGCATTGGGGCCGCCGCAGCCCGCCTCTTGCATCAGGAAGGCCTGGAGGTGGTCGTGTGCGCGCGCCGGGCCGATAAACTGGCAACGCTTGCCCGTGAACTCAAGGAACGTATCTATCCGGTAACCGCCGACGTCGGTGATTCCCGGCAGGTGGCGGCACTCTTTGCCGAGGTTCAGGAACGCTTCCACGGCCTCGACCTGCTCTTTAACAATGCCGGCATCGGCTTTCATGCCCCATTCGCCGACAGCCAGCCGGAGGAATGGCGGCAGACCATAGACGCCAATCTCTATGGAGTCCTAAACTGCACGCATGCCGCCATCCCGCTTTTGCGCAACCGGCCTGGAGCCATGATCTCCACGGTCTCGAGCGTGGGCGGCCGCTACGGTCTGCCGGGATGGTCTGTCTATAACGCCACCAAATTCGCAGTCGTCGGTTTCCACGATGCCCTGCGCAAGGAATTGGGGGCCGAGGGTATCCGTGTGGCACTGATCGAGCCGGGCGCGGTCTGGACCCATTGGGGCCACAATGTGCCGGCCGACCAGATGAAGGCGCGCCGCGAATCCCTGGACGCCCTGCATCCCGAGGATATCGCCCAAGCCCTCGTCTACAGCTTCGCGCAGCCCGCCAACGTCCTGGTCGAGGAAATTCTGGTGCGCCCGGTCCGCCAGCTAAGCCCCTAG
- a CDS encoding DsrE family protein: MKDLRGLIMAAAMAIAALLPSVVRAETLNDRAALAGLHVAKTIFLVNVRQPVAVEHLIQVIGLTERQLRAQKVTPRIIVVFIGPDVAFLTRDRRGIPYTDERAVANIQKEIAGLARQGIRFQACGVALHGMDVNPRTLIAPVTPVENGFISVIGYQEKGYALIPIS; this comes from the coding sequence ATGAAGGACCTGCGAGGACTCATAATGGCGGCCGCGATGGCAATCGCGGCGCTACTGCCTTCGGTGGTGCGCGCCGAAACGCTGAACGACCGCGCGGCACTCGCCGGGTTACACGTCGCCAAGACGATATTCCTGGTGAACGTCCGCCAACCGGTGGCAGTCGAGCACCTGATTCAGGTCATCGGCCTGACCGAACGGCAACTACGCGCGCAAAAGGTGACACCGCGCATCATCGTGGTCTTCATTGGCCCCGATGTGGCCTTCCTGACACGCGATCGGCGCGGCATTCCCTATACCGATGAGCGTGCCGTGGCCAATATCCAGAAGGAAATCGCCGGGCTTGCGCGACAAGGTATCCGCTTCCAGGCCTGCGGGGTCGCCCTGCACGGCATGGATGTGAATCCGCGCACACTGATCGCGCCCGTGACGCCCGTCGAAAACGGCTTCATATCGGTCATCGGCTATCAGGAAAAGGGTTATGCGCTGATCCCGATCAGCTGA